The Mycoplasma nasistruthionis genome contains a region encoding:
- a CDS encoding DAK2 domain-containing protein: MNKDFILNGQKLAKALISGANALLNAKNKIDALNVFPVPDGDTGTNMSATMAVTVNNLAKNENASVEKITADLAHDMLFEARGNSGVILSQIFKGFALGCKGLKELNTAGLLSAFKSATERAYKSVFKPVEGTILTVIRETTENLVKEFQNQEVSYLTFFAKALEFMRKACDETPNKLKTLREVGVTDSGGEGLYIIFWGINEALNDRFVELKEQSDDDIETFISDGEVYDGEFGYCTEVLIDLNNPDTFDKNELSEKLLKVANSLVVVSDENICKVHGHAIHPGKLLNIAQEYGEFIKIKSENMTLQANNSKANAEKFEQAKQNTKRTPCGIVSCNLGSGIINRMKELGCDYVVESGQTQNPSAQDLINAVNSVNADTVFILTNNSNIILVAQQVAQVINDKNVVVIPTKSQMQGITAMLNFNHESTAEENQEMIEESIQEVTTGEITLAIRDTTINKVKVKSGQYLAILDNKIISAKDDLLETAKFLIKKAIKPGKELVSIYYGDESDLAEAQELENYINATYDIEVEVVEGNQPTYHFIIGVE; the protein is encoded by the coding sequence ATGAATAAGGATTTTATTTTGAATGGTCAAAAATTAGCTAAGGCTTTAATATCAGGTGCAAACGCTCTTTTAAATGCTAAGAATAAAATCGATGCTTTAAATGTTTTCCCAGTACCAGATGGAGATACAGGAACTAACATGTCAGCAACAATGGCAGTTACTGTTAATAATTTAGCTAAAAATGAAAATGCTTCAGTTGAAAAAATAACAGCTGACTTAGCTCATGATATGCTATTTGAAGCTAGAGGTAATTCAGGTGTTATTTTGTCACAAATTTTCAAAGGTTTTGCGCTAGGTTGCAAAGGGTTAAAAGAATTAAATACAGCAGGTTTATTAAGTGCTTTTAAGAGTGCAACTGAAAGAGCTTATAAATCAGTTTTTAAACCCGTTGAAGGAACAATTTTAACAGTTATTCGTGAAACAACTGAAAACTTGGTTAAAGAATTTCAAAATCAAGAAGTTTCTTATTTAACTTTCTTTGCTAAAGCGCTTGAATTTATGCGTAAAGCATGTGATGAAACACCTAACAAACTTAAAACGCTACGTGAAGTAGGAGTGACAGATAGTGGTGGTGAAGGGTTATACATTATTTTCTGAGGAATTAATGAAGCCTTAAATGATCGCTTTGTAGAATTAAAAGAACAAAGTGATGATGATATTGAAACTTTTATTAGTGACGGTGAAGTTTATGACGGTGAATTTGGTTATTGTACAGAAGTTTTAATTGATCTTAATAATCCAGATACATTTGACAAAAATGAATTATCAGAAAAACTACTAAAAGTTGCTAACTCTTTAGTAGTTGTTTCTGATGAAAATATTTGTAAAGTTCACGGTCATGCAATTCATCCTGGAAAATTACTTAACATTGCTCAAGAATACGGTGAATTCATTAAGATTAAATCTGAAAACATGACTCTTCAAGCAAATAATTCGAAAGCTAATGCTGAAAAATTTGAACAAGCTAAACAAAATACTAAAAGAACACCATGCGGAATTGTTTCATGTAATTTAGGTTCCGGAATTATTAACAGAATGAAAGAATTAGGTTGTGACTATGTTGTAGAAAGTGGTCAAACTCAAAACCCCTCAGCTCAAGACTTAATTAATGCAGTTAATAGCGTTAATGCAGACACAGTTTTCATTTTGACTAACAATTCAAACATCATTTTAGTTGCTCAACAAGTTGCTCAAGTGATAAATGACAAAAATGTTGTTGTAATTCCAACAAAATCACAAATGCAAGGAATTACAGCAATGCTGAATTTTAATCATGAATCAACAGCTGAAGAAAATCAGGAAATGATTGAAGAAAGTATCCAAGAAGTAACCACAGGTGAAATAACACTAGCAATCAGAGATACAACAATTAACAAAGTTAAGGTGAAAAGCGGTCAATATTTAGCAATATTAGACAACAAAATTATTTCTGCCAAAGACGATTTATTAGAAACTGCTAAGTTTCTAATTAAAAAAGCAATTAAGCCTGGAAAAGAACTAGTAAGTATTTATTATGGTGATGAATCAGATTTAGCTGAAGCACAAGAATTAGAAAATTATATCAATGCGACATATGATATCGAAGTTGAAGTAGTCGAAGGAAATCAACCAACATATCACTTCATTATAGGGGTAGAATAA
- the rpsO gene encoding 30S ribosomal protein S15 gives MVNKARKAELVAKYGKNAKDTGAAEVQIAILTEDIESLKPHFKNNPKDNHSRRGFLAKISQRKTLLRNLKENNFEAYSKLIDELNIRK, from the coding sequence ATGGTTAACAAAGCAAGAAAAGCTGAATTAGTTGCAAAATATGGAAAAAATGCTAAAGATACAGGAGCTGCAGAAGTACAAATCGCTATCTTAACAGAAGATATCGAAAGTTTAAAACCTCACTTCAAAAACAACCCTAAAGATAACCACTCAAGACGTGGATTCTTAGCTAAAATTTCACAACGTAAAACACTTTTAAGAAACTTAAAAGAAAACAACTTTGAAGCTTACAGCAAATTAATTGACGAATTAAATATTCGTAAATAA
- a CDS encoding FAD synthase: MQDLVVYKLEQFETKENDCFILGSFESFHLGHLQLFNKANSLPGRNILVTFNVESGMPKFEENYFANSKAKYFQLARFPFDAVIELDFWEIKHLEGAEFIKLLSQNQKINLIGGKDFKFGNGAKWNLIDFKYDNATNHIVDFVKIQNTKISTSLIKQNLEFGKVEFANSMLVFEYPILAKVLDQNLLDIDYKVLKLHSGIYASKIYVDNLVFYALIHVGLNKQYHFQLIDFEQSNNWIDAEVYIEVFNEIRLIISTIDDQIIESDLDNAKQYFLNLLNKK; encoded by the coding sequence ATGCAAGACTTGGTAGTTTATAAATTAGAACAATTTGAAACTAAAGAAAATGATTGTTTTATTTTAGGTTCATTTGAAAGTTTTCATTTAGGACATTTGCAACTTTTTAATAAAGCTAATTCACTACCTGGTAGAAACATTTTAGTCACATTTAATGTTGAAAGTGGAATGCCAAAATTCGAAGAAAATTATTTTGCTAATTCAAAAGCTAAATATTTTCAACTTGCTCGGTTTCCTTTTGATGCAGTTATAGAATTGGACTTTTGAGAAATTAAGCATCTTGAAGGTGCAGAATTTATTAAACTTTTATCTCAAAATCAAAAAATAAATTTAATTGGTGGCAAAGATTTTAAATTCGGAAATGGCGCTAAGTGAAATTTGATTGATTTTAAATATGACAATGCTACAAACCACATTGTAGACTTTGTAAAAATTCAAAACACAAAAATTTCAACGAGTTTAATTAAACAAAACCTTGAATTTGGAAAAGTTGAATTTGCAAATTCTATGTTAGTTTTTGAATACCCAATTTTAGCTAAGGTTTTGGATCAAAATTTATTGGATATTGATTACAAGGTTCTAAAACTGCATTCAGGTATTTATGCATCAAAGATTTATGTTGATAATTTAGTTTTTTATGCCTTAATTCATGTTGGTTTAAATAAACAATATCATTTCCAACTAATTGATTTTGAACAAAGCAATAATTGAATTGATGCAGAAGTTTATATTGAAGTTTTTAACGAAATTAGACTTATTATTTCAACAATTGATGATCAAATTATTGAAAGCGACTTAGATAATGCAAAACAATATTTTTTAAATTTACTTAACAAGAAGTAA
- a CDS encoding YcsE-related riboflavin metabolism phosphatase: protein MKQLKDEIKIAAFDVDGTILPNGQNQFSLNTRKIFPLLKLNNIVSVISTAREFATIGDFLEQLDPVDYFIGANGAFIWDNVKKEFIYKSTLNKEDVLKIYEYLKDRINAFAVSDFDKVFKSPSMPLNSWFIKPFISNYYDFDETKLSSDNLYVITINTDTVKETSDLVHKFIDENNLNMEISARWSRGIFIGPKNVSKSHTLSVLCSKLGLEIDKNLIAFGDSSNDFEMLRDARYGVAMERANEKIKSVSDDIALDCEYDGAYLKLKELKLI, encoded by the coding sequence ATGAAACAATTAAAAGATGAAATTAAAATAGCTGCATTTGATGTTGATGGAACAATTTTACCTAATGGACAAAATCAATTTTCATTAAATACAAGAAAAATTTTTCCTTTATTAAAACTTAACAACATAGTTTCGGTAATTTCAACAGCCAGAGAATTTGCAACAATCGGAGACTTCTTAGAACAATTAGACCCTGTTGATTACTTTATTGGAGCGAATGGTGCATTTATTTGAGACAATGTTAAAAAAGAATTTATTTACAAAAGCACTTTAAATAAAGAAGATGTTTTAAAAATCTATGAATATTTAAAAGATAGAATTAATGCATTTGCAGTTTCAGATTTTGACAAAGTTTTCAAATCCCCATCAATGCCTTTAAATTCATGATTTATAAAGCCTTTTATCTCAAATTATTATGATTTTGATGAAACAAAATTAAGCTCTGATAATTTATATGTAATTACAATTAACACAGATACAGTTAAAGAAACATCAGACTTGGTTCATAAATTTATTGATGAAAACAATTTAAACATGGAAATTTCTGCAAGATGATCTAGAGGCATTTTTATCGGACCTAAAAATGTGTCTAAATCACACACACTTTCAGTTTTATGTTCTAAATTAGGTTTAGAAATTGACAAAAACTTAATAGCTTTTGGAGACAGCTCAAACGATTTTGAAATGTTAAGAGATGCAAGATATGGTGTAGCTATGGAAAGAGCTAATGAAAAAATCAAATCTGTATCAGATGATATTGCTTTAGATTGTGAATATGATGGAGCTTATTTAAAACTTAAGGAACTTAAATTAATTTAA
- the truB gene encoding tRNA pseudouridine(55) synthase TruB produces the protein MFYKFHKQSGTFANNSVRKLSKSLNTKKIGHSGILDPLASGLMIVATDFETKLLEFIDNKNKTYIATCLFGYTNDSLDTDLPLIQIDTPKITKEMFEEAIQKAKAFKTQIPPIYSAKKIDGKKAYEYARNNEKVELRPQQIEVYKYQLLNFDYSKQEAKVLIEVSEGTYIRTLLNDTAKLVNSCCVMSSLVRTKIGEIELDNLSENQTQKIDFWDLISMPTIKLMPDMFIKLSNGNPIQLNTKMPNTKALMINSLGLVASVGEIKENIFYPKKTALERIL, from the coding sequence ATGTTTTATAAATTTCATAAACAATCAGGCACTTTTGCTAATAATTCAGTTCGTAAGTTATCAAAGTCATTAAACACTAAAAAAATAGGTCATAGTGGCATTTTAGATCCACTAGCAAGCGGTTTAATGATAGTAGCGACAGATTTTGAAACAAAATTATTAGAGTTTATAGACAATAAAAATAAAACATACATTGCGACATGTTTGTTTGGATATACAAATGACAGTTTGGACACTGATTTGCCTTTGATACAGATTGATACACCAAAAATAACTAAAGAAATGTTTGAAGAAGCAATTCAAAAAGCAAAAGCATTTAAAACACAAATACCACCAATTTATAGTGCTAAAAAAATAGATGGTAAAAAAGCTTATGAATATGCAAGAAATAATGAAAAAGTCGAACTAAGACCACAACAAATAGAGGTTTATAAATATCAACTTTTAAACTTTGATTACTCAAAACAAGAAGCAAAAGTATTAATAGAAGTATCTGAAGGAACTTATATTAGAACGTTGTTAAATGACACTGCTAAGTTAGTAAATAGTTGCTGTGTTATGTCATCTTTAGTAAGAACTAAAATAGGTGAAATAGAATTAGATAATCTATCAGAGAATCAAACTCAAAAGATTGATTTTTGGGATTTAATTTCTATGCCTACTATTAAATTAATGCCTGATATGTTTATAAAATTATCAAATGGTAATCCAATACAATTAAATACTAAAATGCCTAACACCAAGGCTTTAATGATTAATTCACTAGGTTTAGTAGCCAGCGTTGGTGAAATTAAAGAAAATATTTTTTATCCTAAAAAAACAGCATTAGAAAGGATTTTATAA
- the gmk gene encoding guanylate kinase, with the protein MNKDVKKLPIIIFTGPSGVGKGTVERLLFNFEELNLSLSCSATTRAPRDGELNGVHYYFIDTDLFRNKIKSRKFIEFSFHFENYYGTLYSELDKIYKKKKVPLLEIETFGATTIMKKFANPDSKESEKYNLITIFLAPPTTDDLRKRILNRGSENSVTLERRLKKAEEELEQKDKFKYVVINDVPEKAANRIRKILHKELGLDH; encoded by the coding sequence ATGAATAAAGATGTCAAGAAATTACCGATTATTATTTTTACAGGACCAAGTGGTGTAGGGAAAGGTACAGTTGAAAGATTGCTTTTCAACTTTGAAGAATTAAACCTTTCTCTATCTTGCTCTGCAACAACAAGAGCACCACGTGATGGTGAATTAAACGGAGTTCATTATTATTTCATTGACACTGATTTATTCAGAAACAAAATTAAATCAAGAAAATTCATTGAATTTTCTTTTCACTTTGAAAATTATTACGGAACTTTATATTCTGAATTAGACAAAATTTATAAGAAAAAGAAAGTTCCATTACTTGAAATTGAAACTTTTGGTGCAACAACCATTATGAAAAAATTTGCTAATCCAGATTCAAAAGAAAGCGAAAAATATAATCTGATTACAATTTTCCTAGCACCTCCAACAACTGATGATTTAAGGAAAAGAATTTTAAATCGTGGTTCTGAAAACTCTGTAACTTTAGAAAGAAGATTAAAGAAGGCAGAAGAAGAGCTTGAACAAAAAGACAAATTCAAATATGTTGTTATCAATGACGTCCCTGAAAAAGCTGCAAATAGAATTAGAAAAATTCTGCACAAGGAGTTAGGTCTTGACCATTAA
- a CDS encoding PP2C family protein-serine/threonine phosphatase, protein MTIKYFADSVIGPRKKNDDRVHVLHEQDVTLALLCDGIGSHYLGDVAASVVVDTFSKLFNETKRIQKVSDAKKWIYQSINQSKESLKEYVIPGRNSQNLGTTAVGALILKSLKTILFFNVGDSRAYVLKKDKDLVQVTVDQNLENQLLKIGKQPDVLEMEQLKSLTSAISPGFTTTIEVYEIQKNGFENISKILLTSDGIHGVLSKNEIEFLLNKPIPPRAIVQELIENANYSNPTDNMSAIVVEFFEDLELGANNEYK, encoded by the coding sequence TTGACCATTAAATATTTTGCTGATTCAGTAATTGGACCAAGAAAGAAAAACGATGATAGAGTTCACGTCTTGCATGAACAAGACGTGACTTTAGCTTTGCTTTGTGATGGAATTGGGTCTCATTATTTAGGCGATGTTGCTGCTAGTGTTGTAGTAGATACCTTTAGTAAACTTTTTAATGAAACTAAACGAATTCAAAAAGTTTCTGATGCTAAAAAATGAATTTATCAAAGCATTAATCAATCTAAAGAAAGTTTGAAAGAATATGTAATTCCTGGACGTAATTCACAGAACCTAGGAACAACTGCTGTTGGTGCATTGATTTTAAAATCTCTGAAAACTATTTTATTTTTTAATGTCGGTGATTCTAGAGCTTATGTATTAAAAAAAGATAAAGATTTAGTTCAAGTTACTGTTGATCAAAATTTAGAAAATCAACTTCTTAAAATTGGTAAACAGCCTGATGTTCTCGAAATGGAACAGTTAAAATCTTTAACTAGTGCTATTTCACCAGGTTTTACAACTACAATCGAAGTTTATGAAATACAAAAAAATGGTTTTGAAAATATTTCTAAAATTTTATTAACATCAGACGGTATTCATGGAGTGTTAAGTAAAAATGAAATAGAATTTCTGCTTAATAAACCAATTCCACCAAGAGCAATAGTTCAAGAATTGATAGAAAATGCAAATTATTCAAATCCAACTGACAATATGAGTGCTATTGTTGTTGAATTTTTTGAAGATTTAGAGTTAGGAGCAAACAATGAATATAAATAA
- a CDS encoding serine/threonine-protein kinase, giving the protein MNINNFVPENSTIYQKYTIKRIIGQGGMGCVFLVVDNEDPSKQYALKYLHPMADAITVKRFKEEVNLLRKIQSNYIPKLYSYCFLDKESYYVMDYIQGNTLFNVIRAEGAMNAKRARNFLKKTAEAIGELHANGVIHRDIKSQNIILTNTNEVKVIDLGISLTKDSQRLTKVNAVICSPFYAAPEYSIKNAEITKAVDIYALGVLMFEMLTGQYPFEGARDQDTISMHYKNTFPSPKDFVTVPQPLANVVIKATAKRPEDRYESVYDLINDLETSLDASRVFEKPLVPKTLKPKKTLSQRINSNAFLISCIVIILLIIIGFGIALYFLGLF; this is encoded by the coding sequence ATGAATATAAATAATTTTGTCCCTGAAAATTCTACAATTTATCAAAAATACACAATCAAGAGAATAATTGGTCAAGGTGGAATGGGTTGTGTTTTTTTAGTAGTTGATAATGAAGACCCTTCAAAACAATATGCCTTAAAATACCTTCACCCAATGGCTGATGCAATTACTGTAAAAAGATTTAAAGAAGAAGTGAATTTACTAAGAAAAATTCAATCAAACTACATTCCAAAACTGTATTCATATTGCTTTTTAGACAAAGAAAGCTATTATGTTATGGATTATATTCAAGGAAACACTTTGTTTAATGTAATTCGTGCTGAAGGTGCGATGAATGCAAAAAGAGCAAGAAATTTTCTTAAAAAAACCGCTGAAGCAATTGGTGAATTACATGCGAATGGAGTTATTCACAGGGATATAAAAAGTCAAAACATTATTTTAACCAATACCAATGAAGTTAAAGTCATCGATTTAGGAATTTCTTTAACTAAAGATTCACAACGTTTAACAAAAGTTAACGCTGTAATTTGTAGCCCATTTTATGCAGCTCCTGAATACAGTATTAAAAATGCTGAAATCACAAAAGCAGTTGATATTTATGCGCTTGGTGTTTTAATGTTTGAAATGTTAACTGGTCAATATCCATTCGAAGGTGCAAGAGATCAAGATACTATTTCAATGCACTACAAAAACACCTTCCCATCACCAAAAGATTTTGTAACAGTTCCTCAACCATTAGCTAACGTTGTTATTAAAGCTACTGCTAAACGTCCGGAAGACAGATATGAATCTGTTTATGACTTAATTAATGATTTAGAAACTTCATTAGATGCTTCTAGAGTATTTGAAAAACCTCTTGTTCCTAAGACTTTAAAACCCAAAAAAACCTTATCTCAAAGAATTAACTCTAATGCATTTTTAATTAGTTGTATCGTTATTATTTTGCTAATTATTATTGGATTTGGAATTGCTTTATACTTCTTAGGATTGTTCTAA
- the rsgA gene encoding ribosome small subunit-dependent GTPase A, with product MQCKIFKIIANQYTLKCQGQEQEVVFPLAGKLRLNDFSPVVGDNVIVENGLIVEVLERENSFIRPKVANVDQMIVFMSIKEPEFQNYLVDKYLATIESKDIKPIIFLTKVDLDLDLANQIKDLYQKMGYSVYLIDNKNEQQLNLPENLFTDKYNVFMGQTGVGKTTTLNKLGNFDYQTQEISKALNRGKHTTRNVAISKLLNGYLIDTPGFSSLDLFLSPIELAQSFKTFKELSKTCKFRNCLHINESESNCAIKQNLNTDLIPQIRYNNYIKMQNELKGTK from the coding sequence ATGCAATGTAAAATTTTTAAAATAATAGCAAATCAATACACTTTAAAATGTCAAGGTCAGGAACAAGAAGTTGTTTTTCCACTTGCTGGAAAATTAAGATTAAATGACTTTAGTCCAGTTGTCGGAGATAATGTTATAGTTGAAAATGGCTTAATAGTTGAGGTTTTAGAAAGAGAAAATTCTTTTATTAGACCAAAAGTTGCCAACGTTGATCAAATGATTGTTTTTATGTCAATAAAAGAACCTGAATTTCAAAACTATTTAGTTGATAAATATTTAGCAACTATTGAAAGCAAAGATATAAAACCAATTATTTTTTTAACTAAAGTGGATTTAGATCTAGATTTAGCTAATCAAATAAAAGATTTGTATCAAAAAATGGGTTATTCAGTTTATTTAATTGATAATAAAAATGAGCAACAATTGAATTTACCAGAAAACTTATTCACAGATAAATATAATGTTTTTATGGGTCAAACAGGAGTCGGAAAAACAACCACTTTAAACAAGCTTGGAAATTTTGACTATCAAACTCAAGAAATCTCAAAAGCACTCAATAGAGGTAAACACACAACAAGAAACGTGGCAATATCTAAATTGTTAAATGGTTATTTAATTGACACACCTGGCTTTTCGTCTCTTGATTTGTTTTTAAGCCCTATAGAGTTAGCTCAAAGTTTTAAAACTTTCAAAGAATTGTCAAAAACATGCAAGTTCAGAAATTGTTTACATATCAACGAATCTGAAAGCAACTGCGCTATTAAACAGAACTTAAACACTGATTTAATACCACAAATCAGATATAATAACTATATTAAAATGCAAAACGAATTAAAGGGAACAAAATAA
- a CDS encoding ribulose-phosphate 3-epimerase yields the protein MKKYVTPSLLNVEKDKRPAMADTLVQNGIKWIHYDVMDGKFVPNTAIEVDEIINIDQNHSKHLKDAHLMVVDPYEYVDQVKNNVDFITFHYEAISNDLVKYQEFLEQNYHDLKLGLAIKPNTTVEEIKQFLPKLSLVLVMSVEPGAGGQKFMPSALDKIAELKALRDLNGYDYLIQVDGGINSTTGPECFSAGADACVAGTYIVVEPTKERIDSVLGKFAK from the coding sequence ATGAAAAAATATGTTACTCCTAGTCTTTTAAATGTCGAAAAAGACAAAAGACCAGCTATGGCTGACACATTAGTACAAAACGGAATTAAATGAATTCACTATGATGTTATGGATGGTAAATTTGTGCCAAATACAGCTATTGAAGTGGACGAAATTATTAACATTGATCAAAATCATTCAAAACACCTTAAAGATGCACATTTAATGGTTGTTGATCCTTATGAATATGTGGATCAAGTTAAAAATAACGTAGATTTTATTACATTCCATTATGAAGCCATTTCAAATGATTTAGTAAAGTATCAAGAATTTCTAGAACAAAATTATCATGATTTAAAATTAGGTTTAGCTATTAAACCAAACACTACTGTGGAAGAAATAAAACAATTTTTACCTAAATTATCACTTGTTTTAGTTATGTCAGTTGAACCAGGTGCTGGTGGTCAAAAATTCATGCCTTCAGCCTTAGATAAAATTGCTGAATTAAAAGCTTTAAGAGATTTAAATGGTTATGACTATTTAATTCAAGTTGACGGTGGAATCAACTCAACTACAGGTCCTGAATGTTTTAGTGCTGGTGCTGATGCATGTGTTGCTGGAACTTATATTGTTGTTGAACCAACTAAAGAAAGAATTGATTCAGTTTTAGGAAAATTCGCAAAATAA
- a CDS encoding Tex-like N-terminal domain-containing protein: MANKNPNELVAKELNITVKQVEVVLEMLNQGDTVPFISRYRKELTGGLNEEVIYKIEETFKYKKELLERQESIIKILTEKDLLTEDLKNKILNTQTKSELEALYEPFKVGKVTKASKAIELGLEPLAKAIFENKNPKFDRIREAKKYVDNANIPSVEFALENANYIIAQWISQDFNIREGIKQNIIAYGTINTSKGKKIQEDTTKKFQNYYEYKIPIKYIKNHNVLAINRAEKLGYIKVNFDYKQEYLEIIILKVIDKSRNNKNNVYDALKDSLKRLILPSIEREIFSDLFEVAQSSAIQIFSNNVEKLLKAPAVSGHNILAIDPAFVNGCKLAALSENGEVKGIDVIYPNEPRKQVDKAREIMTKMIKQHNIDIIVIGNGTASRETERFVADLIKHLNLNIKYAIVSEVGASVYSASQVAIEEFPTLSVEQRSAINIGRKFLDPLNELVKIDPKSIGVGQYQHDVNQKELESYLNFKVNKVVNETGVDLNTATKAILTYVAGLSKRHAQNIIDYRNSKKNPKFESRDEVKKVAGIGAKTFEQCIGFLRIFNSDNFLDKTIIHPESYKIANKIIKDYNLELDERGIDVSSIKIDELVSKYNIDQYLAELILKAFASPIKLISDQKEGFILKDSLTELSDLKIGTKVKGTVENITDFGIFLYIGLKQSLFVHQTKLKLEPNQSIYEKYLPGEILEIEITEIDPERNRLSGVEI; the protein is encoded by the coding sequence ATGGCTAACAAAAACCCTAATGAACTAGTTGCTAAAGAACTTAATATTACTGTCAAACAAGTGGAAGTTGTTTTAGAAATGTTGAATCAAGGTGACACTGTCCCTTTTATTTCACGTTATCGTAAAGAACTAACTGGCGGATTAAACGAAGAAGTTATTTACAAAATTGAAGAAACTTTTAAATATAAAAAAGAATTATTAGAACGGCAAGAATCAATTATTAAAATCTTGACTGAAAAAGATTTATTAACTGAAGATTTAAAAAATAAAATTCTAAACACTCAAACCAAAAGCGAATTAGAAGCACTTTATGAACCGTTTAAAGTCGGTAAAGTAACAAAAGCTTCAAAAGCCATTGAACTTGGTTTAGAACCATTAGCAAAGGCTATTTTTGAAAATAAAAATCCTAAATTTGATCGCATTAGAGAAGCTAAAAAATATGTGGATAATGCAAATATACCAAGCGTAGAATTTGCCTTAGAAAACGCTAATTATATTATTGCACAATGAATTTCACAGGACTTTAATATACGTGAAGGTATTAAACAAAATATTATAGCTTATGGAACTATTAATACATCAAAAGGTAAAAAAATCCAAGAAGACACTACTAAAAAGTTTCAAAATTATTACGAATACAAAATTCCAATTAAGTACATTAAAAACCATAATGTTTTAGCAATCAACAGGGCTGAAAAACTAGGTTATATAAAAGTTAATTTTGACTATAAACAAGAATATTTAGAAATCATCATTCTAAAGGTTATTGACAAATCAAGAAACAACAAAAATAACGTTTATGATGCTTTAAAAGACTCATTAAAACGTTTAATATTACCAAGTATTGAACGTGAAATTTTTAGTGATCTATTTGAAGTTGCACAAAGTTCAGCAATTCAGATTTTTTCAAACAATGTTGAAAAATTACTAAAAGCCCCAGCAGTTTCAGGACATAATATTTTAGCCATAGATCCAGCTTTTGTTAATGGATGTAAATTAGCTGCATTATCTGAAAATGGAGAAGTTAAAGGTATTGATGTAATTTATCCAAATGAGCCTAGAAAACAAGTGGATAAAGCTCGTGAAATCATGACAAAGATGATTAAGCAGCATAATATTGACATCATTGTTATTGGAAATGGAACAGCATCAAGAGAAACAGAAAGGTTTGTGGCTGATTTAATTAAACATTTAAACTTAAACATTAAATATGCCATTGTTTCTGAGGTTGGAGCTTCAGTTTATTCAGCATCACAAGTTGCGATTGAAGAATTTCCTACACTAAGTGTTGAACAACGTAGTGCAATTAATATTGGGCGTAAATTCTTAGACCCATTAAATGAACTTGTTAAAATCGATCCTAAATCAATCGGTGTTGGACAATATCAACACGATGTTAATCAAAAAGAACTTGAAAGTTATTTAAATTTCAAAGTCAATAAAGTCGTTAATGAAACAGGGGTTGACTTAAATACAGCAACAAAAGCTATTTTGACTTATGTTGCAGGATTAAGTAAACGTCATGCACAAAATATAATTGACTACCGTAATTCAAAGAAAAATCCAAAATTCGAATCTCGTGATGAAGTTAAAAAAGTTGCAGGAATTGGTGCAAAAACGTTTGAACAATGTATTGGTTTCTTAAGAATTTTTAATTCAGATAATTTCTTAGATAAAACTATTATTCACCCTGAGTCTTATAAGATAGCTAACAAAATTATTAAGGACTATAACCTAGAGTTAGATGAAAGAGGAATTGATGTTTCATCAATTAAAATTGATGAGCTTGTGTCAAAATATAATATTGATCAATATTTAGCAGAATTAATTTTAAAAGCGTTTGCAAGTCCAATTAAATTAATTTCAGATCAAAAAGAAGGATTTATTTTAAAAGATTCATTAACTGAACTTTCAGATTTAAAAATTGGAACAAAAGTTAAAGGAACAGTTGAAAATATTACTGATTTTGGAATATTCCTATATATAGGACTAAAACAAAGTTTATTTGTCCATCAAACAAAATTAAAACTAGAACCAAACCAAAGCATTTATGAGAAATATTTACCTGGCGAAATTTTAGAAATTGAAATTACAGAAATTGACCCTGAAAGAAATAGACTTTCAGGAGTTGAAATTTAA